A single window of uncultured Methanospirillum sp. DNA harbors:
- a CDS encoding PqqD family peptide modification chaperone — protein sequence MTNQISIPTPGSQISLREEFDDWALLFNPDTGKAVGLTPTGVTIWKSLSEGKDLNGIIAAIQDEYENLPDDLTEDIKNFCDQIVRLGYAQAG from the coding sequence ATGACTAACCAGATTTCAATCCCAACACCAGGATCTCAGATCTCACTCCGCGAAGAGTTTGATGACTGGGCACTCCTCTTTAACCCTGATACCGGAAAGGCCGTTGGCCTGACCCCGACCGGGGTTACCATCTGGAAATCCCTGAGCGAAGGCAAAGATCTGAATGGAATCATTGCAGCGATTCAGGATGAATACGAGAACCTCCCTGATGATCTGACTGAAGATATCAAAAATTTCTGTGATCAGATTGTACGGCTCGGATACGCCCAGGCCGGATAA
- a CDS encoding PqqD family peptide modification chaperone — MMTNQISIPTPESQISLREEFDDWALLFNPDTGKAVGLTPTGVTIWKSLSEGKDLNGIIAAIQDEYENLPDDLTEDIKNFCDQIVRLGYAQAG, encoded by the coding sequence ATGATGACTAACCAGATTTCAATCCCAACACCAGAATCTCAGATCTCACTCCGCGAAGAGTTTGATGACTGGGCACTCCTCTTTAACCCTGATACCGGAAAGGCCGTTGGCCTGACCCCGACCGGGGTTACCATCTGGAAATCCCTGAGCGAAGGCAAAGATCTGAATGGAATCATTGCAGCGATTCAGGATGAATACGAGAACCTCCCTGATGATCTGACTGAAGATATCAAAAATTTCTGTGATCAGATTGTACGGCTCGGATACGCCCAGGCCGGATAA
- a CDS encoding PqqD family peptide modification chaperone, producing the protein MTNQISIPTPGSQISLREEFDDWALLFNPDTGKAVGLTPTGVTIWKSLNEGKDLNGIIATIQDEYENLPEDLTEDVKNFCDQIVRLGYAQAG; encoded by the coding sequence ATGACTAACCAGATTTCAATCCCAACACCAGGATCTCAGATCTCACTCCGCGAAGAGTTTGATGACTGGGCACTCCTGTTCAACCCTGATACCGGAAAGGCCGTCGGCCTGACCCCGACCGGGGTTACCATTTGGAAATCTCTGAATGAAGGCAAAGATCTGAATGGAATCATTGCAACGATTCAGGATGAATACGAGAACCTCCCTGAAGATCTGACTGAAGATGTCAAAAATTTCTGTGATCAGATTGTACGGCTCGGATACGCCCAGGCTGGATAA